Proteins encoded together in one Methanorbis furvi window:
- the guaA gene encoding glutamine-hydrolyzing GMP synthase — MESILVLDFGGQYNQLIARRVREANVYCEVKPCTVSLDEIKAGGYKGIIFTGGPASVYAENAPRVDPEIFSLGIPILGICYGAQIIAFTLGGKVSPGATALTREYGKTPLKLHDSVLFDGMINETSCWMSHGDYISELPKGFVATATTNGCPFAAMENSRKKIYAVQFHPEVLHTPQGMDMIRNFLYRVCDCSGTWKMSSFVDNMVAHLRDNIGDKRVLCALSGGVDSSVAAVLVHKAVGKQLTCIFVDHGLLRKNEGDEVEAIFKKQFDINLIRVNAEERFLTKLAGVSDPEQKRKIIGEEFIRVFEEEAKKIGSVDYLVQGTIYPDVIESGPGNAAVIKSHHNVGGLPDNVDFKQIVEPLRILFKDEVRAAGTELGIPENLVWRQPFPGPGLAIRVIGEITKEKLDLLRDADAIFREEVAAAGLGRSINQYFAALTNMRSVGVMGDERTYDYAIALRAVTTTDFMTADWAQIPYPVLEKISSRIINEVRHVNRVLYDITSKPPATIEYE; from the coding sequence ATGGAATCCATCCTCGTTCTCGACTTTGGCGGCCAGTACAACCAGCTGATCGCCCGCCGCGTCCGTGAAGCAAACGTCTACTGCGAAGTAAAGCCCTGTACTGTTTCTCTTGACGAGATAAAAGCAGGCGGCTACAAAGGAATCATCTTCACCGGAGGGCCTGCAAGTGTGTATGCAGAGAACGCTCCCCGCGTGGATCCTGAGATCTTTTCTCTCGGTATTCCAATTCTTGGCATCTGCTACGGAGCACAGATCATCGCCTTCACCCTCGGCGGCAAAGTCTCTCCGGGCGCAACCGCTCTTACCCGCGAGTACGGAAAAACTCCGTTAAAGCTGCACGACAGTGTGCTCTTTGACGGCATGATCAACGAGACCTCCTGCTGGATGAGTCACGGCGACTACATCAGCGAACTGCCGAAAGGATTTGTTGCGACCGCAACAACGAACGGCTGTCCGTTTGCTGCGATGGAAAACAGCAGGAAAAAGATCTATGCGGTCCAGTTCCATCCCGAAGTTCTTCACACGCCGCAGGGCATGGACATGATCAGAAATTTCCTCTACCGCGTCTGCGACTGCAGCGGAACATGGAAAATGTCATCGTTCGTTGACAACATGGTTGCCCATCTGCGGGATAACATCGGTGACAAACGTGTTCTCTGCGCACTTTCCGGCGGCGTTGATTCATCGGTTGCCGCAGTTCTTGTCCACAAGGCGGTCGGCAAACAGCTGACCTGTATCTTTGTTGACCACGGACTTCTGCGCAAAAACGAAGGCGATGAGGTTGAAGCAATCTTCAAAAAACAGTTCGACATCAACCTCATCCGTGTGAACGCAGAGGAACGGTTCCTCACAAAACTTGCCGGCGTGTCTGATCCTGAGCAGAAACGAAAGATCATCGGCGAAGAGTTCATCCGCGTCTTTGAAGAAGAGGCAAAAAAGATCGGTTCGGTCGATTATCTTGTGCAGGGCACCATTTACCCTGACGTGATCGAGTCCGGGCCCGGGAACGCTGCGGTGATCAAAAGTCATCACAATGTCGGCGGTCTGCCTGACAACGTGGACTTCAAACAGATTGTCGAGCCGCTTCGTATCCTCTTCAAGGACGAGGTTCGTGCGGCAGGAACCGAACTCGGCATCCCGGAAAATCTTGTGTGGCGTCAGCCGTTCCCGGGTCCGGGACTCGCGATTCGTGTGATCGGTGAGATCACCAAGGAAAAGCTCGACCTGCTTCGGGATGCTGATGCAATCTTCCGCGAGGAAGTGGCAGCAGCAGGCCTTGGCAGATCGATCAACCAGTACTTTGCCGCACTCACGAACATGCGAAGTGTCGGCGTTATGGGAGACGAGCGTACGTATGATTACGCCATTGCCCTTCGTGCGGTCACCACCACCGACTTCATGACAGCTGACTGGGCACAGATCCCGTATCCTGTTCTGGAAAAAATTTCCAGCCGCATCATCAACGAGGTCCGGCATGTGAACCGCGTCCTCTATGATATCACCAGCAAACCTCCAGCAACTATCGAATATGAATAA
- the pyrG gene encoding glutamine hydrolyzing CTP synthase, translating into MKYVVVTGGVMSGLGKGITAASIGRILINRGYHVTSVKIDPYLNIDAGLMNPAQHGEVFVLKDGGEADLDLGNYERFLDIELTKDHNLTTGKIYSSVIQKERHGDYLGATVQIIPHITDEIKDRIKTAAESWIDKDGNHAEICIVEVGGTVGDIESMPFLEAVRQMHWEYGNGDFVLVHVTLLPADTMGDLKTKPTQHSVKALRELGLEADLIVGRSTLPVSLATKRKISSFCDVDVSAVISATTAPDTYLVPMELEKEGMADVLLPLLKLSPGKPDNSWYSLVSREYTNRITVGILTKYGVEDVYISIKEALKHAGRKLSTEVVIQWLDAEQYTTQDLADLDGILIPGGFGNRGIEGMINAITYARQTGKPLLGLCLGFQLCTIEFARNVVGYKDATSSEMGDGTPVITILPEQEGVDDLGGTMRLGDYPVNLAADSKLAELYGATEIVERHRHRYEVNPEYIDEIESKGLRFCGRNGRRMEALELSDHPYFVATQFHPEFRSRPTRPSAPFVGFVQGCLDNHNRKV; encoded by the coding sequence GTGAAATATGTAGTTGTAACTGGCGGTGTTATGAGCGGCCTTGGAAAAGGCATCACTGCCGCGTCTATCGGACGAATACTCATCAACAGAGGCTACCATGTAACCTCCGTAAAAATTGACCCATACCTCAACATCGACGCAGGACTCATGAACCCTGCCCAGCACGGCGAGGTCTTCGTCTTAAAGGACGGCGGCGAAGCTGACCTGGACCTTGGAAACTATGAACGCTTCCTTGACATCGAACTCACCAAAGACCACAACCTGACCACCGGAAAGATCTACTCCTCCGTCATTCAGAAAGAGCGTCACGGCGACTACCTCGGGGCAACCGTCCAGATTATTCCGCACATCACCGACGAAATCAAAGACAGAATCAAAACTGCCGCAGAAAGCTGGATCGACAAGGACGGCAACCATGCAGAGATCTGTATCGTCGAGGTTGGAGGAACCGTCGGCGACATCGAAAGCATGCCTTTCCTTGAAGCCGTCCGCCAGATGCACTGGGAGTACGGTAACGGCGACTTCGTCTTGGTCCACGTCACCCTCCTTCCGGCAGACACCATGGGCGACCTCAAAACCAAACCAACCCAGCACTCGGTCAAAGCCCTTCGTGAACTCGGTCTTGAAGCAGACCTCATCGTCGGAAGAAGCACACTGCCTGTCTCTCTTGCAACCAAAAGAAAGATCTCCTCCTTCTGTGACGTCGATGTGTCAGCAGTCATCAGCGCAACAACTGCTCCTGACACTTACCTCGTTCCCATGGAGCTTGAGAAGGAAGGAATGGCAGACGTCCTTCTGCCGCTTCTCAAACTTTCGCCCGGAAAACCCGACAACAGCTGGTACTCCCTCGTCTCCCGCGAGTACACCAACCGGATCACCGTCGGCATCCTCACCAAATACGGCGTGGAGGATGTTTACATCTCCATCAAGGAAGCACTCAAACACGCAGGCCGCAAACTCTCGACCGAGGTCGTCATCCAGTGGCTTGACGCAGAACAGTACACCACGCAGGACCTCGCTGACCTTGACGGCATCCTCATCCCGGGCGGCTTCGGCAACCGCGGAATCGAAGGAATGATCAACGCAATCACCTATGCCCGCCAGACCGGCAAGCCGCTTCTCGGTCTCTGCCTCGGCTTCCAGCTCTGCACCATCGAGTTCGCAAGAAACGTCGTCGGCTACAAAGACGCAACAAGCTCTGAAATGGGAGACGGAACCCCGGTCATCACCATCCTTCCCGAACAGGAAGGAGTCGACGACCTTGGCGGAACCATGCGTCTCGGCGACTACCCGGTTAACCTTGCCGCAGACTCAAAACTTGCCGAACTCTACGGTGCGACCGAGATCGTGGAGCGTCACCGCCACAGATACGAAGTCAACCCTGAGTACATCGATGAGATCGAGTCCAAAGGTCTCAGATTCTGTGGAAGAAACGGCCGCAGAATGGAAGCACTCGAACTTTCCGACCACCCGTACTTTGTTGCAACCCAGTTCCATCCAGAATTTCGATCACGCCCCACCCGCCCGTCAGCTCCGTTTGTCGGATTCGTGCAGGGCTGCCTTGACAACCATAACAGGAAAGTATAA